The following proteins are co-located in the Clavibacter capsici genome:
- a CDS encoding CDP-alcohol phosphatidyltransferase family protein, whose amino-acid sequence MSGAAGAGDRGLPTSIAELRRVTQPPEVRLRANAEHWTAHLYLRDLSPYLTWLLLRTRISANGVTVVMILTGWAAAAALLIPGIGGAALALVLGQLQMLVDCCDGEVARWRRTSSPVGHFLDAVGHYSTETLIALALGIRAAAYPFEAPGDLPWTTLAFALALVIVLNKALNDMVRVARASADLPKAPVGASTVASQHSLVAIARRAVRFLPFHRMFHSVELTIVVFVVSLVGLVAGQPVTDRVLLVALVPLAVLALVGHFVMIVTSRRLTSA is encoded by the coding sequence ATGAGCGGAGCAGCCGGTGCCGGCGATCGCGGCCTGCCCACCTCCATCGCCGAGCTCCGGCGCGTGACGCAGCCGCCCGAGGTGCGGCTCCGCGCCAACGCCGAGCACTGGACGGCGCACCTCTACCTGCGAGACCTCTCGCCGTACCTCACGTGGCTGCTGCTCCGCACGCGCATCAGCGCCAACGGCGTCACCGTGGTGATGATCCTCACGGGCTGGGCCGCCGCCGCGGCGCTGCTCATCCCCGGCATCGGCGGGGCGGCCCTCGCGCTGGTCCTCGGCCAGCTCCAGATGCTGGTGGACTGCTGCGACGGGGAGGTGGCGCGCTGGCGCCGCACGTCGTCGCCCGTCGGCCACTTCCTGGACGCCGTCGGGCACTACTCGACCGAGACGCTGATCGCGCTGGCGCTCGGGATCCGCGCGGCCGCCTACCCCTTCGAGGCGCCGGGCGACCTCCCCTGGACGACGCTCGCGTTCGCCCTGGCGCTCGTCATCGTCCTCAACAAGGCCCTCAACGACATGGTGCGGGTCGCCCGGGCATCGGCGGACCTGCCCAAGGCGCCGGTCGGCGCGAGCACGGTCGCGTCGCAGCACTCCCTCGTCGCGATCGCGCGAAGGGCGGTGCGGTTCCTCCCCTTCCACCGGATGTTCCACTCGGTCGAGCTCACCATCGTGGTCTTCGTCGTCTCGCTCGTGGGACTCGTGGCAGGGCAGCCCGTCACCGATCGGGTCCTGCTCGTCGCGCTCGTCCCGCTGGCCGTGCTCGCGCTCGTCGGGCACTTCGTGATGATCGTCACCTCCCGTCGGCTGACGTCCGCGTGA